The proteins below come from a single Ochotona princeps isolate mOchPri1 chromosome 13, mOchPri1.hap1, whole genome shotgun sequence genomic window:
- the AFAP1L2 gene encoding actin filament-associated protein 1-like 2 isoform X5, whose translation MNKVTVHKPQNADSQDQAPLEQDPLTNGEPSQHASAPQKTLPDLPPPKIIPERKQLTVPKIESPEGYYEEAEPYDTSLNEDGEAVSSSYESYDEEESSKGKAAPYQWPSPEASIELMRDARICAFLWRKKWLGQWAKQLCVIRDTRLLCYKSSKDHSPQLDVNLVGSSVVHKEKQVRKKEHKLKITPMNADVIVLGLQSKDQAEQWLRVIQEVSGLPSEGTTEGNQYTPDVLRLPGHRPDLAEKYLSAPECGSPMDGHPEITETKDVKKKCSAGLKLSNLMNLGRKKSSSLEPPERSLETSSYLNVLVNSQWKSRWCSVRGNHLYFYQDRNRSKAAQQPLNLVGCEVVPDPSPDHLYSFRILHNGEELVKLEAKSSEEMGHWLGLLLSESGSKTDPEEFTYDYVDADRVSCIVSAAKNSLLLMQRKFSEPNTYIDGLPSRNRQEDLYDDVEVSELTAVVEPTEEATPATDIPNESEHDRVYLDLTPIKSFLHNSGGIQARAASPTPPHPDGQAEELRVDPSPSCALDEPCTTLAENLEEQQRRLGSMEPEDASPRITTVKIQSEQQICFPPSCPDPVAATPAGSSPPVKDRLRVNSAEIKLGKNRTEAEVKRYTEEKERLEKQKEEIRGHLAQLRKEKRELKETLGRCTDKGVLASLEQKLREIDEECRVEESRRVDLELSIMEVKDNLKKAEAGPVTLGTTVDTTHLESVSPRPKAAATPTPAPDSTPVNSATALKNRPLSVMVTGKGTVLQKAKEWEKKGAS comes from the exons ATTCCAGAAAGGAAACAGCTCACTGTCCCAAAGATTGAGTCCCCGGAGGGTTACTATGAAGAGGCGGAGCCATACGACACATCCCTCAATG AGGATGGCGAGGCTGTGAGCAGCTCCTACGAGTCCTATGATGAAGAGGAAAGCAGCAAGGGCAAGGCGGCCCCCTACCAGTGGCCCTCACCTGAGGCCAGCATCGAGCTCATGCGCGATGCCCGCATCTGTGCCTTCCTGTGGCGGAAGAAGTGGCTGGGCCAGTGGGCCAAGCAGCTGTGCGTCATCCGGGACACCCGGCTCCTG tGCTACAAGTCCTCCAAGGACCACAGCCCTCAGCTGGATGTGAACTTGGTGGGCAGCAGCGTGGTGCACAAGGAGAAGCAAGTGCGCAAGAAGGAGCACAAGCTCAAGATCACACCCATGAACGCCGATGTGATCGTGCTGGGCCTGCAGAGCAAGGACCAGGCCGAGCAGTGGCTCCGG GTCATCCAGGAGGTGAGTGGCCTGCCTTCCGAGGGCACAACTGAGGGAAACCAGTACACCCCGGATGTCCTGCGCCTGCCTGGCCACAGA CCGGACTTAGCTGAGAAGTACCTGTCAGCTCCCGAGTGCGGGAGCCCCATGGATGGCCACCCTGAGATCACAGAGACCAAAGATG TCAAGAAGAAATGTTCTGCTGGCCTCAAATTGAGCAACCTCATGAACCTGGGCCGGaagaagtccagctccctggagccGCCAGAGAGATCCCTGGAGACATCCA GTTATCTGAATGTGCTGGTCAACAGCCAGTGGAAGTCACGCTGGTGCTCCGTCAGGGGCAATCACCTGTACTTCTATCAGGACCGGAACCGGAGCAAGGCAGCCCAGCAGCCCCTCAACCTGGTGGGCTGTGAAGTGGTCCCAGACCCCAGCCCTGACCACCTCTACTCCTTCCGCATCCTGCACAATGGCGAGGAGCTGGTCAAGCTTGAG GCCAAGTCTTCCGAGGAGATGGGCCACTGGCTGGGCCTCCTGCTGTCCGAGTCAGGCTCCAAGACCGACCCGGAAGAGTTCACCTATGACTATGTGGATGCTGACAGGGTTTCCTGTATTGTGAGCGCAGCCAAGAATTCCCTCTT ACTCATGCAGAGGAAGTTCTCGGAGCCCAACACGTACATCGACGGCTTGCCCAGCCGCAATCGCCAGGAGGACCTGTATGATGACGTCGAGGTGTCGGAGCTCACGGCAGTG GTGGAACCTACCGAGGAAGCCACTCCCGCCACAGATATCCCAAATGAGAGTGAGCATGACCGAGTATACCTGGACCTCACTCCCATCAAGTCCTTCCTGCACAACTCCGGCGGGATACAGGCCCgggctgcctcccccaccccaccccacccagatgGCCAGGCAGAGGAGCTCCGTGTTgacccaagtcccagctgtgccctGGATGAGCCCTGCACAACACTGGCtgagaacctggaagagcag CAGAGGCGATTGGGGAGTATGGAGCCAGAGGATGCTTCCCCAAGAATCACCACAGTCAAAATCCAGAGCGAACAGCAGATCTGCTTCCCCCCAAGCTGTCCCGACCCCGTGGCTGCCACCCCAGCTGGCAGCAGCCCACCTGTCAAGGACAGATTGCGGGTGAACAGCGCAG AGATCAAACTTGGCAAGAATCGCACAGAGGCTGAGGTGAAGCGGTACACGGAGGAGAAGGAGAGgctggagaaacagaaggaggagATCCGGGGGCACCTGGCTCAGCTGCGGAAGGAGAAGCGGGAGCTGAAGGAGACGctgggcaggtgcacag ACAAGGGCGTCCTGGCCAGCCTGGAGCAGAAGCTGAGGGAGATAGACGAGGAGTGCCGGGTCGAGGAGAGCAGGCGTGTGGACCTGGAGCTCAGCATCATGGAGGTGAAGGACAACCTGAAGAAGGCCGAGGCGGGGCCCGTGACACTGGGCACCACAGTGGACACCACCCACCTGGAGAGCGTGAGCCCCCGT CCCAAAGCTGCCGCCACTCCCACCCCTGCGCCTGATTCTACTCCAGTCAACTCTGCAACAGCCCTCAAGAACAGGCCTCTCTCGGTCATGGTCACAGGCAAAGGCACCGTCCTTCAGAAAGCCAAG GAATGGGAGAAGAAAGGAGCGAGTTAG